In bacterium 336/3, the following proteins share a genomic window:
- a CDS encoding deoxycytidine triphosphate deaminase, which produces MILSGKEIEKRLGKDIFIDPYRPEQLNPNSYNLRLHHELLVYDEDVLDMKKPNKFKSITIPEEGLVLETNKLYLGRTLEYTRTDNHVPMLEGRSSIGRLGLFIHVTAGFGDVGFAGFWTLEIFSVQPIRIYAGVEICQIYYHSIDGEYEKYKSGKYQNNQSVQPSLLYKDFEI; this is translated from the coding sequence ATGATACTTTCTGGTAAAGAAATTGAAAAAAGACTTGGTAAAGATATTTTTATAGACCCCTACCGCCCTGAACAACTCAATCCTAATAGTTATAATCTACGCCTTCACCACGAACTCCTTGTTTATGATGAAGATGTTTTAGATATGAAAAAACCTAATAAATTCAAATCAATTACTATTCCTGAAGAAGGTTTAGTATTAGAAACCAATAAACTTTATTTAGGTAGAACACTTGAATACACTCGTACTGATAATCATGTACCCATGCTTGAAGGGCGTTCTTCTATTGGTAGACTTGGCTTGTTTATCCATGTAACAGCAGGTTTTGGTGATGTGGGTTTTGCAGGATTTTGGACTTTAGAGATTTTCAGTGTACAACCCATTCGTATTTATGCAGGTGTAGAAATTTGCCAAATCTATTATCACAGCATTGATGGAGAGTATGAAAAATACAAAAGTGGAAAGTACCAGAATAACCAAAGTGTACAACCCAGTTTATTGTATAAAGACTTTGAAATATAG
- a CDS encoding 30S ribosomal protein S11, with the protein MAKDTKKEKVKKRLVQVDPVGQVHIRASFNNIIITITNNNGQVISWSSAGKMGFRGSKKNTPYAAQVAASDCAKKAHDLGLRKVDVFVKGPGSGRESAIRTVQATGIEVVTIQDVTPLPHNGCRPPKKRRV; encoded by the coding sequence ATGGCAAAGGATACGAAAAAAGAAAAAGTAAAGAAAAGATTAGTGCAAGTTGACCCTGTGGGACAGGTACATATCAGAGCTTCTTTCAACAACATCATCATCACCATTACGAACAACAACGGTCAAGTAATTTCTTGGTCTTCTGCTGGTAAAATGGGTTTTAGAGGTTCTAAGAAAAACACTCCTTATGCTGCTCAAGTAGCTGCTTCTGATTGTGCTAAGAAAGCTCATGATTTAGGACTTCGTAAAGTAGATGTATTTGTAAAAGGACCAGGTTCTGGAAGAGAGTCTGCTATCAGAACTGTACAAGCTACAGGTATCGAGGTAGTAACTATCCAAGATGTTACTCCATTACCTCACAACGGTTGTCGTCCACCTAAAAAGAGACGTGTTTAA
- a CDS encoding ferredoxin has product MAIMITDECINCGACEPECPNTAIYEGGVKWTWAGGTKLTEVELEKGIVIDAKAQQAPVSDEFYYIVTNKCTECVGFHEEPQCAAVCPVDCCIPDPENEEEKEELLAKKAWLHQEVEA; this is encoded by the coding sequence ATGGCTATCATGATAACTGACGAATGCATCAACTGTGGTGCATGCGAACCCGAATGTCCTAATACTGCTATTTATGAAGGTGGTGTAAAATGGACTTGGGCTGGTGGTACAAAACTAACAGAAGTAGAATTAGAGAAAGGCATCGTGATAGATGCAAAAGCACAACAAGCTCCTGTATCTGATGAGTTTTACTATATTGTAACTAATAAATGCACTGAGTGTGTAGGATTTCATGAAGAACCTCAATGTGCTGCTGTTTGTCCTGTGGATTGTTGTATCCCTGACCCCGAAAATGAAGAAGAAAAAGAAGAACTACTTGCTAAAAAAGCTTGGTTACACCAAGAAGTAGAAGCATAA
- a CDS encoding CTP synthase, translated as MAQAKHIFVTGGVTSSLGKGIIASSLATLLQARGFSVTIQKFDPYINIDPGTLNPYEHGECYVTDDGAETDLDLGHYERFLNVATSQANNVTTGKIYYNVITKERQGAYLGKTVQVIPHITDEIKRNFLLLDETGKYDIIITEIGGCVGDIESLPFIEALRQLRWELGGNDVIVIHLTLVPYLAAAGELKTKPTQHSVKALSESGVQPDIIICRSEKPIPMEIRKKVALFTGVNVNSVIEALDAETIYDVPLLMRKEKLDERVLSKLRYPYKKEPNIDAWKEFLGKLKNPTDSVEIGLVGKYVELHDAYKSIAESFVHAGAYNECKVKLHWIHSEKINDDNVESILGKLDGILVAPGFGERGIEGKISAVRFAREHQIPFFGICLGMQCAVIEFARNVLGLSDAHSTEMNPDTKTPIIDMMEEQKKVTMKGGTMRLGAYPCKLKKGSKVQQAYGKSQISERHRHRYEFNNKYLEQIEKAGMIAGGVNPDTELVEAVELLDHPWFVGVQYHPELKSTVMNPHPLFVRFVKAAQEYKEKK; from the coding sequence ATGGCACAAGCAAAACATATTTTTGTAACTGGAGGAGTAACTTCCTCATTAGGTAAAGGTATTATCGCATCATCTTTAGCGACTCTTCTTCAAGCTAGAGGATTTTCTGTAACCATTCAGAAATTTGACCCTTATATCAACATAGACCCTGGAACACTGAACCCTTACGAGCATGGAGAATGCTATGTAACGGACGATGGTGCTGAAACTGATTTGGACTTAGGACATTATGAACGTTTTTTGAACGTCGCTACATCTCAAGCCAATAATGTCACCACAGGGAAAATCTACTATAATGTTATTACCAAAGAACGTCAAGGAGCATATTTAGGAAAAACTGTTCAGGTGATTCCACATATCACAGATGAAATTAAAAGAAATTTTCTGCTCTTAGATGAAACAGGTAAGTACGACATCATCATCACAGAAATAGGTGGTTGTGTGGGTGATATAGAATCACTTCCTTTTATTGAGGCACTCAGACAGCTACGCTGGGAATTAGGAGGAAATGATGTAATTGTAATACATCTTACACTTGTACCTTATTTGGCGGCTGCTGGTGAACTCAAAACCAAACCTACTCAACACTCTGTAAAGGCTCTCTCTGAGTCTGGTGTACAACCTGATATTATTATTTGCCGTTCTGAAAAGCCTATTCCTATGGAAATCAGAAAGAAAGTGGCTTTGTTTACTGGGGTAAATGTAAATTCGGTGATAGAGGCTTTGGACGCAGAAACGATTTATGATGTACCTCTTTTGATGAGAAAAGAGAAATTGGATGAAAGAGTGCTTTCTAAACTTCGTTATCCTTACAAAAAAGAACCTAATATTGATGCTTGGAAAGAGTTTTTAGGGAAACTCAAAAACCCAACAGATTCGGTGGAAATAGGTTTAGTTGGGAAATATGTAGAATTACATGATGCTTATAAGTCTATTGCGGAGTCATTTGTACATGCAGGAGCTTATAACGAATGTAAAGTAAAGCTCCATTGGATTCATTCTGAAAAGATTAATGATGATAATGTAGAAAGTATTTTGGGTAAATTGGATGGTATTTTAGTTGCACCTGGTTTTGGTGAAAGAGGTATTGAAGGCAAAATTTCAGCTGTTCGTTTTGCAAGAGAACATCAAATACCTTTCTTTGGAATATGCTTGGGCATGCAATGTGCTGTGATAGAATTTGCCAGAAACGTATTGGGTTTATCAGATGCACATTCTACTGAAATGAACCCTGATACCAAAACGCCTATCATAGATATGATGGAAGAGCAAAAAAAGGTAACTATGAAAGGTGGAACAATGCGTTTAGGAGCTTATCCATGTAAACTTAAGAAAGGTTCTAAGGTGCAACAAGCCTATGGAAAATCTCAAATTAGCGAACGCCACAGACACAGATATGAGTTTAATAATAAATATTTAGAACAAATTGAAAAAGCTGGTATGATAGCAGGGGGCGTGAATCCTGATACAGAGCTTGTAGAGGCAGTAGAATTGTTAGACCATCCTTGGTTTGTGGGGGTACAATATCATCCTGAACTTAAAAGTACGGTGATGAATCCACATCCATTATTTGTACGTTTTGTAAAAGCAGCTCAAGAATATAAAGAGAAAAAATAA
- a CDS encoding acetyltransferase, with product MSFQVLSIENERQSINNVKVGENVKIFKFVNLYGCQIGDNSKIGSFVEIQKGVIIGENCKISSHTFICEGVTIGNGVFVGHNVSFINDMYPKAANADGSLQTESDWTMIETVIGDNASIGTGATILGGIRIGNNAMVGAGAVVTKDVPDNAVVVGNPAKIVKTLS from the coding sequence ATGAGTTTTCAAGTCTTGAGTATAGAAAATGAACGTCAGTCTATCAACAATGTAAAAGTTGGCGAGAATGTTAAAATTTTTAAGTTTGTGAACCTCTATGGTTGTCAAATTGGAGATAATTCTAAAATTGGCTCTTTTGTAGAAATACAAAAAGGAGTTATTATTGGGGAAAATTGCAAAATTTCTTCTCATACTTTTATCTGTGAAGGTGTAACCATTGGCAATGGAGTATTTGTAGGACATAACGTAAGTTTTATCAACGATATGTATCCCAAAGCAGCCAATGCTGACGGTTCTTTGCAAACAGAAAGTGACTGGACTATGATTGAAACCGTTATAGGAGATAATGCCTCTATTGGTACAGGAGCTACCATTCTTGGAGGTATTCGGATAGGTAATAATGCTATGGTAGGTGCTGGTGCTGTTGTAACCAAAGACGTTCCCGATAATGCTGTAGTGGTAGGAAATCCTGCAAAAATCGTAAAAACACTTTCTTAA
- a CDS encoding DNA-directed RNA polymerase subunit alpha, producing MSILAFQMPNKVVMEKADDFHGLFEFKPLEKGYGITIGNALRRVLRSSLEGYAITAVRIQGVLHEFSTIPGVVQDVTEIILNLKKVRFKRVGEVAENKISLQLKNKEVFTAGDINKFTSAYQILNPDLVICNLDKSVTLEMELIIEKGRGYVPAEEHKIPDQTLNFIAIDSIFTPIKNVRYAIENTRVEQKTDYEKLIVEIETDGSIHPEDALKGAAQILIQHFMLFSDQTMTFESVQKEESVTVDEEILRMRKLLKTSLADLDLSVRAYNCLKSADIKTLGDLVQLEIADMMKFRNFGKKSLTELEQLVAEKGLHFGMEVAKYKLDEE from the coding sequence ATGTCAATCTTAGCGTTTCAGATGCCCAATAAGGTGGTAATGGAGAAAGCCGACGATTTTCACGGCTTATTTGAATTTAAACCACTCGAAAAAGGATATGGTATTACAATAGGAAATGCTTTAAGAAGAGTGTTACGTTCTTCATTAGAGGGCTATGCTATTACGGCAGTGAGGATACAAGGCGTTTTACATGAGTTTTCTACTATACCTGGTGTAGTTCAAGATGTTACGGAAATTATCTTGAATCTTAAAAAAGTTCGTTTTAAGAGAGTTGGAGAGGTTGCTGAAAACAAAATTAGCCTTCAACTGAAAAATAAAGAAGTATTCACGGCTGGTGATATCAATAAATTTACAAGTGCTTACCAAATTCTTAATCCTGATTTAGTGATTTGTAACTTGGATAAGTCTGTAACTTTAGAAATGGAGTTGATCATTGAGAAAGGACGTGGATATGTTCCTGCTGAAGAGCATAAAATCCCCGACCAAACACTTAACTTTATTGCTATTGACTCTATCTTTACGCCTATCAAAAACGTAAGATACGCTATAGAAAATACAAGGGTTGAACAAAAAACGGACTACGAAAAACTCATTGTTGAAATTGAAACAGATGGCTCAATCCATCCTGAAGATGCCTTGAAAGGTGCTGCTCAAATCCTTATCCAACACTTTATGCTATTCTCTGACCAAACGATGACTTTTGAGTCCGTTCAGAAAGAAGAAAGCGTAACAGTGGATGAAGAAATTTTGCGTATGCGTAAACTGCTCAAAACTTCTTTGGCTGACCTTGATCTTTCGGTACGTGCTTACAACTGTTTGAAATCTGCTGATATTAAGACACTTGGTGATTTAGTTCAGTTGGAAATTGCAGACATGATGAAGTTTAGAAACTTTGGTAAAAAATCATTGACTGAACTTGAGCAACTTGTTGCTGAAAAAGGCTTACACTTCGGAATGGAGGTAGCAAAATATAAATTAGACGAAGAATAA
- a CDS encoding methionine aminopeptidase: MIILKTSAEIEVIRQSALILGKTHGEVAKWIEPGVKTSQLNKIAEEYIRDNQAIPSFKGYEISSTNVPFPGALCISVNEQVVHGFPSNYELKEGDIISVDCGVYKDGFHSDSAYTYPVGEISKEVMQLLKVTKESLYKGIEQVKFGARVGDISYAIQKHAESFGFSVVRELVGHGLGRSLHEKPEVPNFGKRGKGAMLKNGTVIAIEPMINIGKKEIVQERDGWTIRTADRKPSAHFEHTVAINGNQADILTTFQYIEEVLEKKYGKANIY; encoded by the coding sequence ATGATAATTCTAAAAACATCTGCTGAAATAGAGGTTATCAGACAAAGTGCTCTTATTCTTGGCAAAACTCATGGAGAGGTAGCCAAATGGATAGAGCCAGGTGTGAAAACATCTCAATTAAATAAAATAGCGGAAGAGTATATTAGAGATAACCAAGCAATACCTTCTTTTAAGGGTTACGAAATTAGTAGTACAAACGTTCCTTTTCCTGGTGCTTTGTGCATCTCAGTAAATGAACAAGTAGTACATGGCTTCCCAAGTAACTACGAATTAAAAGAAGGGGATATTATATCAGTAGACTGTGGAGTTTATAAAGATGGTTTTCATAGTGACAGTGCATACACTTATCCAGTAGGTGAAATATCCAAGGAAGTGATGCAATTACTAAAAGTAACAAAAGAATCTCTTTATAAAGGTATTGAACAAGTAAAATTTGGTGCAAGAGTAGGAGATATAAGTTATGCTATTCAAAAGCATGCAGAGAGTTTTGGATTTTCAGTTGTAAGGGAATTAGTAGGACATGGACTAGGAAGATCATTACATGAAAAACCTGAAGTACCCAATTTTGGAAAAAGAGGTAAGGGAGCTATGCTAAAAAACGGTACTGTAATAGCTATAGAGCCTATGATAAATATAGGTAAAAAAGAGATAGTTCAAGAAAGAGATGGATGGACAATCCGAACAGCAGATAGAAAGCCTTCGGCTCATTTTGAACACACTGTGGCGATTAATGGTAACCAAGCAGATATCCTTACTACATTTCAATACATAGAAGAAGTTTTAGAAAAAAAATATGGCAAAGCAAACATCTATTGA
- a CDS encoding GNAT family acetyltransferase, with product MDLQIKEGTPQDIPALLGLIKELALYEKAPEQVINTEAKMLEDGFGKQPIFKFWLAWDNDIAVGMALVYFRYSTWKGKCLYLEDLYIKDEYRKHKLGHQFFDILKEYGKQENCQRISWQVLEWNEPAINFYKKIGASLDPEWTNGFMEL from the coding sequence ATGGATTTACAGATTAAAGAAGGAACACCACAAGATATACCTGCGTTGTTAGGGTTGATTAAAGAATTGGCTTTGTACGAAAAAGCTCCTGAGCAAGTCATCAATACTGAAGCAAAAATGCTTGAAGATGGTTTTGGTAAACAACCTATTTTTAAGTTTTGGCTTGCATGGGACAATGATATAGCTGTTGGAATGGCATTAGTATATTTCAGATACTCTACTTGGAAAGGAAAATGCTTATATCTTGAAGATTTATACATCAAAGATGAATATAGAAAGCATAAACTAGGTCATCAATTTTTTGATATATTAAAAGAATATGGTAAACAAGAAAATTGTCAACGTATTAGTTGGCAAGTATTAGAATGGAATGAACCTGCTATTAATTTTTACAAGAAAATTGGAGCATCTTTAGACCCTGAATGGACAAATGGATTCATGGAACTCTAA
- a CDS encoding 50S ribosomal protein L17, translated as MRHGDKVKNLNRTASHRKAMLSNMASSLILNKRIETTVTKAKALRVYVEPLITRAKEGNNTTSVESMHNRRTVFSYLMNKEAVKELFSTVADKVGSRPGGYTRIIKLGTRQGDAAEVAIIELVDFNETFVKEGKKTATKKTRRRTGKGKGTETTETSESTTIETKE; from the coding sequence ATGAGACACGGAGATAAAGTAAAAAATCTAAACAGAACAGCCTCTCATCGTAAAGCGATGCTTTCTAATATGGCTAGTTCGTTAATATTGAATAAACGTATTGAAACTACAGTTACTAAAGCAAAGGCTTTGAGAGTATATGTAGAGCCTTTGATTACAAGAGCTAAAGAAGGAAACAATACGACTTCTGTAGAATCTATGCACAATAGAAGAACAGTTTTCTCTTATTTGATGAATAAAGAAGCTGTAAAGGAGTTATTCTCTACAGTAGCTGATAAAGTTGGTAGCCGTCCAGGTGGCTATACACGTATCATCAAATTGGGTACACGTCAAGGAGATGCTGCTGAAGTAGCTATCATTGAACTAGTGGACTTCAACGAAACGTTCGTGAAAGAAGGTAAGAAAACAGCTACCAAGAAAACTCGTAGAAGAACTGGTAAAGGTAAAGGTACTGAAACTACTGAGACTTCAGAATCTACAACAATTGAAACAAAAGAATAA
- the infA gene encoding translation initiation factor IF-1 (stimulates the activities of the other two initiation factors, IF-2 and IF-3): protein MAKQTSIEQDGTITEALSNAMFRVELQNGHEVIAHISGKMRMNYIKILPGDKVKIEMSPYDLTKGRIVYRYK from the coding sequence ATGGCAAAGCAAACATCTATTGAGCAAGACGGAACGATCACGGAAGCACTTTCTAACGCAATGTTTAGAGTAGAACTCCAGAATGGACACGAAGTGATTGCTCATATTTCGGGTAAAATGAGGATGAACTATATCAAGATTTTACCTGGGGACAAAGTGAAAATAGAAATGTCGCCTTACGACCTCACGAAAGGCAGAATTGTTTATCGTTACAAATAA
- a CDS encoding preprotein translocase subunit SecY translates to MKKLIQNIKNIFAIEELRRRILNTLILLLVFRIGAHIVLPGIDPTKIATKSGAAKGLLDLLNTFLGGAFQNVAIFALGIMPYISASIAVQLLTVALPNFQKMQKEGDSGRKKLTQITKYLTIIFTIVQSYAYLQNPDVLGAVRPEVGIGYFTISSIMILTAGTMFCMWLGDRITDRGIGNGVSMLIMIGIVSRFPQAIILEVTARFGKKAAIGGPFLLLIEFVLLFFIVLLVVMFTQAIRRIPVQYAKQVVGNKVYGGQRQYIPLKLNTSGVMPIIFAQSLMFLPSLLAGLFKGNESAQAVVNMFSNQFGWQYNLIFAFMILIFTYFYTAITINPKQIADDMKRNGGFIPGVKPGDPTSEYIDSVLSKITLPGALFLAVIAVLPSVVRVTMDVDMIFAGFFGGTSLLIMVGVVLDTLQQIESYLLMKHYEGLMESGKISDTSNMAMVQ, encoded by the coding sequence ATGAAGAAGCTTATTCAGAATATCAAAAATATATTTGCTATAGAGGAGTTGAGAAGACGTATTCTCAACACTCTTATTTTATTATTAGTATTCCGTATTGGGGCACACATTGTATTGCCTGGTATAGACCCAACTAAAATAGCTACTAAATCTGGTGCTGCTAAAGGGCTTTTAGATTTATTAAATACGTTTTTGGGAGGTGCATTCCAAAATGTAGCTATTTTTGCGTTAGGTATTATGCCTTACATCTCAGCTTCTATTGCTGTACAATTGTTAACAGTAGCTTTACCGAATTTCCAGAAAATGCAAAAAGAAGGAGATTCAGGTAGAAAGAAACTAACTCAAATTACGAAGTACTTAACCATTATTTTTACAATAGTTCAATCTTATGCTTACTTACAAAACCCAGATGTTTTGGGTGCTGTAAGACCTGAAGTTGGAATAGGCTACTTTACAATTTCATCTATTATGATTCTTACCGCTGGTACAATGTTTTGTATGTGGCTAGGTGATAGAATCACAGATAGAGGTATAGGAAATGGTGTATCCATGCTTATTATGATAGGTATTGTATCAAGATTCCCTCAAGCAATTATTTTAGAAGTAACAGCTCGTTTTGGTAAAAAAGCTGCTATAGGAGGTCCCTTCTTGTTATTAATTGAATTTGTATTGTTATTCTTTATTGTATTATTGGTTGTAATGTTTACACAAGCAATTAGAAGAATACCTGTTCAATATGCAAAACAAGTTGTAGGTAATAAAGTATATGGTGGACAAAGACAGTACATTCCATTGAAGTTGAATACTTCAGGGGTAATGCCTATTATCTTCGCTCAATCTTTGATGTTCTTACCTTCTTTATTAGCTGGCTTATTTAAAGGAAATGAATCTGCTCAAGCAGTTGTCAATATGTTCTCTAATCAGTTTGGTTGGCAATATAACTTGATATTTGCATTCATGATTTTAATATTTACATATTTCTATACGGCTATTACAATTAATCCTAAGCAAATAGCTGATGATATGAAACGTAATGGAGGGTTTATACCTGGTGTAAAACCTGGTGACCCAACATCAGAATATATTGATAGCGTTTTATCTAAAATTACACTACCAGGTGCATTATTCTTGGCTGTAATTGCCGTATTACCTTCAGTAGTTCGTGTTACAATGGATGTAGATATGATTTTTGCTGGATTCTTTGGTGGTACTTCATTACTAATTATGGTTGGGGTAGTACTAGATACACTTCAGCAAATAGAGAGTTACTTATTGATGAAACATTATGAAGGTTTGATGGAGTCAGGAAAAATCTCTGACACCTCTAATATGGCAATGGTACAATGA
- a CDS encoding 50S ribosomal protein L36, which translates to MKVRASVKKRSADCKIIRRKGKIYVINKKNPKYKQRQG; encoded by the coding sequence ATGAAAGTACGAGCTTCTGTGAAGAAACGCAGTGCAGACTGTAAGATAATCCGTAGAAAAGGAAAAATCTATGTGATTAACAAAAAAAATCCAAAATATAAACAAAGACAAGGTTAG
- a CDS encoding 30S ribosomal protein S13: MRIAGTDIPNNKRGEIALTYIYGIGRSSAKKILQQAGIDLDKRVANWTDDDAVKIRNIIGEEFTVEGQLRSQVQLNIKRLMDIGCYRGLRHRRGLPVRGQSTKNNARTRKGKRKTVANKKKATK, from the coding sequence ATGAGAATTGCAGGAACAGATATCCCTAACAATAAGCGTGGCGAAATCGCTCTTACCTATATCTATGGTATTGGACGTAGTTCTGCTAAAAAAATCTTGCAACAAGCAGGCATTGATTTAGACAAGAGAGTAGCCAACTGGACAGATGATGACGCTGTAAAAATTCGTAATATCATCGGTGAAGAATTCACTGTTGAAGGACAACTTCGCTCACAAGTACAATTGAACATCAAACGCTTGATGGATATTGGTTGCTATAGAGGTCTTAGACACCGTAGAGGTTTACCTGTAAGAGGTCAGAGTACTAAGAACAACGCTAGAACTCGTAAAGGTAAGCGTAAGACTGTAGCTAATAAAAAGAAAGCGACTAAATAA
- a CDS encoding 30S ribosomal protein S4: MARYTGPKAKIGRKFGEAILGANKYVQKKNYAPGMHGRGKKRKQSEYAVQLAAKQKAKYTYGVLEKQFARIFHIASIKDGITGENLLKFLEARLDNTVYRLGIAPSRRGARQLVSHKHITVNGEIVNIPSYQLKPGDIVGVREKSKSLEAITTSLASRANNRFNWLEWDKNLMTGKFVSYPERDQIPENIQEQLIVELYSK, from the coding sequence ATGGCAAGATATACCGGTCCTAAAGCGAAAATAGGACGTAAATTCGGAGAGGCTATTTTGGGGGCAAACAAATATGTTCAGAAAAAGAACTATGCACCCGGAATGCATGGAAGAGGAAAGAAAAGAAAGCAGTCTGAATATGCTGTACAGCTAGCTGCTAAACAAAAAGCAAAATATACTTATGGAGTATTAGAAAAGCAATTTGCTCGTATATTCCATATCGCTAGTATCAAAGATGGTATTACTGGTGAAAACTTATTGAAATTCTTAGAGGCTCGTTTAGACAATACTGTGTACCGTTTAGGTATTGCACCAAGTCGTAGAGGAGCTCGTCAATTGGTCTCTCATAAACATATCACTGTAAATGGTGAAATTGTAAACATTCCTTCATACCAATTAAAACCTGGTGATATTGTAGGAGTTCGTGAGAAATCAAAATCTTTAGAAGCAATTACTACCAGTTTGGCATCTCGTGCAAATAACCGTTTCAATTGGTTAGAGTGGGATAAAAATTTAATGACTGGAAAGTTTGTTTCTTATCCTGAAAGAGATCAAATTCCTGAAAATATACAAGAGCAACTCATTGTCGAATTGTACTCTAAATAA